One Marinifilum sp. JC120 DNA window includes the following coding sequences:
- a CDS encoding acyl carrier protein, with product MKYSDFYKSLEMAIDTTEDIGGDTVLSDLESYDSLAILGIIAMTDGSFGKKLTTEDFAKVTTAFSLIEIIGQNYFEED from the coding sequence GTGAAATATTCTGATTTCTATAAGTCTCTGGAAATGGCCATAGACACTACAGAGGATATTGGCGGTGATACCGTACTTTCTGATTTGGAAAGTTACGATTCGTTAGCCATACTCGGTATCATTGCAATGACCGATGGTTCGTTCGGAAAGAAATTGACGACTGAAGATTTTGCCAAGGTAACGACGGCTTTCAGTTTGATTGAAATAATTGGTCAAAATTATTTTGAGGAGGACTGA
- a CDS encoding type II secretion system F family protein, with translation MPTYQYRAVTKEGKKKKGFVEASSQSKAFATLQSKGLMPLRLEQVKSGQKEKSSTQSFAASMSMSGKIRLGESFYYLGILIQSGTALAQSLDMMARMSGGKASHTWMEIRDAVQSGESFSSCLAKYPKIFPQVYVGMVQVAESVGKLGDVLENIAKYEEERAEVSGRLMTAMVYPVVILMIGMGAVYFLLSEVLPKITGIFKAAKGELPTSTKIVVAVGNTLESLGPMALLIPLCIIFAFVSAYKSVPKFREKIDGLLWKLPLVQKTTLARFSGILGFQIDAGIPLVQGMESSANAVNSTFFKKKMAEARDEVATGRSLSAVLAEQKIYPDIYILTLTAGQKSGELGKFLQRMGTIFERDVDNFMKRVVALAEPMLLLFIGMLIAFIVVAIMGPIFDLTTLVK, from the coding sequence ATGCCTACTTATCAATATCGAGCTGTCACCAAGGAAGGGAAAAAGAAAAAGGGCTTTGTGGAAGCTTCCTCCCAGTCCAAGGCTTTTGCTACCCTGCAAAGCAAAGGGTTGATGCCCCTGCGCCTTGAGCAGGTCAAATCAGGTCAAAAAGAGAAAAGCTCCACCCAATCTTTCGCAGCTTCCATGTCCATGAGCGGCAAGATAAGGCTGGGTGAATCCTTTTACTACCTTGGAATCCTGATCCAGAGCGGAACCGCGCTGGCCCAGTCCCTTGATATGATGGCCCGCATGAGCGGCGGTAAAGCCAGCCACACCTGGATGGAAATCCGCGACGCGGTTCAATCCGGGGAAAGCTTCTCGTCCTGTCTGGCCAAATATCCCAAAATTTTCCCGCAGGTTTATGTAGGCATGGTGCAGGTTGCCGAATCTGTCGGTAAACTCGGCGACGTACTTGAAAACATCGCCAAGTATGAAGAAGAACGCGCCGAAGTAAGCGGAAGACTCATGACCGCCATGGTCTACCCGGTTGTAATCCTGATGATCGGTATGGGCGCGGTCTATTTTCTGCTTTCCGAAGTTCTGCCCAAAATCACCGGAATTTTTAAAGCTGCTAAAGGCGAACTGCCAACTTCCACAAAAATAGTTGTAGCAGTAGGCAACACTCTTGAAAGCCTCGGACCTATGGCCCTGCTCATTCCTCTGTGCATAATTTTCGCTTTCGTCAGTGCCTACAAGTCTGTCCCTAAATTCCGAGAAAAAATAGACGGACTGCTCTGGAAACTGCCACTAGTGCAAAAAACCACTCTGGCTCGTTTTTCAGGTATTCTCGGATTCCAGATTGATGCCGGGATTCCCCTTGTGCAGGGCATGGAAAGCTCCGCCAATGCCGTAAATTCAACATTTTTCAAAAAGAAAATGGCCGAAGCCCGCGACGAAGTCGCCACCGGACGATCTTTAAGTGCAGTGCTTGCAGAACAAAAAATATATCCTGATATTTACATCCTGACTCTCACCGCCGGACAAAAATCCGGTGAACTGGGAAAATTTCTGCAACGTATGGGCACCATATTTGAAAGGGATGTGGACAACTTTATGAAACGCGTAGTCGCTTTGGCTGAACCTATGCTGCTCCTGTTCATCGGTATGCTCATCGCTTTTATTGTTGTCGCCATCATGGGCCCGATCTTCGACCTCACCACGCTCGTAAAATAG
- a CDS encoding response regulator: protein MTPEQDPLFFVLADDDPRLHEYTVSILRDAGILEKHESFYDPVSFLAFLKESEEEPDVILLDVHFEGSGLSGVDILPFIREEYPYIPVILLTGMDAEATDEAQSDVFTYFIPKPVTEDHLLRMLHFYLGKSKKTAEQVNVLMAEMEDVKGYHQLLEEEVEQLQDEQRRLEEQSRTDKTGSAGKGFEKVTEILESLLTKSEAMPSFIADLEKVYSTQFKLFKKVIETLIRFDVQDSGTPGMNIHKVKGTQNVFSARLSRKVRLFYYSSAKTTKKRLLRLDIYHDTKGMDKWIKNNYHSYAEIEE from the coding sequence ATGACCCCGGAACAGGATCCTTTATTTTTCGTATTGGCAGACGATGACCCACGTCTGCATGAATACACTGTTTCAATCCTTCGCGACGCGGGAATTCTTGAAAAACACGAATCTTTCTATGATCCGGTCTCATTTCTGGCCTTTCTCAAAGAATCCGAGGAAGAACCGGATGTAATCCTGCTAGATGTCCATTTTGAAGGTTCAGGGTTGAGTGGTGTGGATATTCTGCCGTTCATTCGCGAGGAATATCCGTATATTCCGGTCATCCTTCTAACCGGGATGGACGCCGAGGCCACAGACGAAGCCCAATCCGACGTTTTCACCTACTTCATACCCAAGCCGGTGACCGAAGACCATCTGCTACGCATGCTCCATTTCTACCTTGGGAAAAGCAAAAAGACCGCTGAACAGGTCAACGTCCTCATGGCTGAGATGGAAGATGTCAAAGGCTATCACCAGTTACTGGAAGAAGAAGTAGAACAACTTCAGGATGAGCAGCGCAGACTTGAAGAACAGAGCAGAACCGACAAAACCGGCAGTGCTGGAAAAGGATTTGAGAAAGTTACAGAGATACTCGAATCCCTGCTGACCAAAAGTGAAGCCATGCCCAGCTTTATCGCCGACCTTGAAAAAGTTTATTCAACCCAGTTTAAGCTGTTCAAGAAAGTAATTGAAACTCTGATCCGTTTTGATGTGCAGGACTCCGGTACTCCGGGCATGAATATCCACAAAGTCAAAGGCACCCAGAACGTTTTCAGTGCCCGGCTTTCCAGAAAAGTGAGACTCTTTTATTACAGTTCCGCTAAGACTACCAAAAAAAGATTATTAAGGTTAGACATTTACCACGACACCAAGGGGATGGACAAGTGGATTAAAAACAACTACCATTCTTACGCTGAAATAGAGGAATAG
- a CDS encoding ketoacyl-ACP synthase III — MDYYLPENILVNDALGVQFPDWDIAKAEKKIGIKQRHIAAKDETALDLGEKAARKVLKRIDGDVDFILFCTETPDYAIPPNATLLQSRLGLSTSIGAYDFNLGCSGFVFGLAQAKGLICSGIARRVLLVTAETYSKVINPLDKGNRIIFGDAAAACILEKSNESGIGEFVFGTDGSQGMTLAIPNSGMRSTWDPEAALIKDRNGNGRTENDLYMDGPGIFNFTLDRVPELYAQTLARNDLDIESLDLVLFHQANRFMLNHLRMKMQIPADKFVVDMEGTGNTVSSSIPIALKNICNNTDCTLSILLAGFGVGLSWAGTVVTINSCGVL, encoded by the coding sequence CTGGATTATTATCTTCCGGAAAATATTCTAGTTAATGATGCATTGGGAGTTCAGTTCCCGGATTGGGATATAGCCAAAGCTGAGAAAAAGATTGGGATCAAGCAACGGCATATTGCTGCTAAGGATGAAACAGCACTCGATTTGGGCGAGAAAGCTGCTCGTAAGGTTCTTAAACGAATTGATGGCGATGTAGATTTCATTTTATTTTGCACGGAAACACCTGACTATGCCATACCTCCCAATGCGACCCTTCTCCAGAGTCGTTTGGGGCTTTCTACATCTATCGGAGCTTATGATTTCAACCTTGGATGTTCCGGTTTTGTTTTTGGATTAGCTCAGGCAAAGGGACTTATTTGTTCGGGGATAGCAAGGCGCGTTTTACTTGTTACTGCTGAAACGTACTCAAAGGTTATTAATCCTCTGGATAAGGGGAATCGGATAATTTTTGGGGATGCAGCCGCAGCGTGTATTCTCGAGAAAAGCAATGAATCGGGTATAGGTGAGTTTGTTTTTGGAACCGATGGTTCTCAAGGTATGACACTTGCGATTCCTAATAGTGGAATGCGTAGTACGTGGGACCCTGAAGCTGCACTAATCAAAGACCGTAACGGTAATGGCCGGACTGAAAATGATTTGTATATGGATGGTCCTGGAATATTTAACTTTACCTTGGATCGTGTCCCGGAGCTTTATGCTCAAACTCTGGCCCGTAATGATCTTGATATAGAATCACTTGACTTGGTGCTTTTTCATCAGGCCAATCGGTTTATGCTTAACCATTTGCGGATGAAGATGCAGATTCCTGCTGACAAATTTGTAGTTGATATGGAAGGGACAGGTAATACAGTTTCTTCAAGTATACCAATCGCGCTCAAAAATATTTGCAACAATACGGACTGTACCCTCTCAATTCTGCTGGCAGGATTTGGTGTTGGCTTATCTTGGGCCGGCACAGTTGTTACGATAAATAGCTGTGGAGTATTATAG
- a CDS encoding sensor histidine kinase: MLKKIIDILSGNSEHGPDARLKSKSWRLPALAVFYVLAYVLFDLAADSISRHYIFCIFLVVSSLYFSWRLGGRETMTYVGFFNIFFAFIFSRLLYMTGNFSSKLFLSRSFMTLYVVAIIFMFIMTKRKSPADREKIDKEKSIRDERQRRRQLELMVATEKLTDDMITQANMVKDELMVLQNSWKSQIHTIVNDLPKVKERELYNQIVTPFEESIIEHLRDLEKRLSFKPQLIGLDELAVNLTDKLENDQTHSQTRLELQFNFKDWKSREEEILVDRYKTWEILLNLIRNSQTAMELRQIELLRQGSEEFKTFKPRLSINADVQGNYARLKVADTGGGVSEDSLQDLFKRAVPSAKRKGKAMGQGTVFVKFFSDNMGFDISAKNTDTLGAKGLEVTILIPLGTFGPAGAIPAAGDEQ, translated from the coding sequence ATGTTAAAAAAAATTATTGATATTCTCTCCGGCAATTCAGAACATGGGCCAGACGCACGCCTAAAAAGTAAAAGTTGGCGACTTCCAGCCCTGGCAGTCTTCTATGTTCTGGCCTACGTACTTTTCGACCTTGCCGCTGATAGCATTTCCCGTCATTATATTTTTTGTATTTTCCTTGTTGTTTCCAGCCTTTATTTCTCATGGCGACTGGGTGGCCGGGAAACTATGACCTATGTTGGTTTTTTTAATATTTTCTTTGCCTTTATTTTTTCCCGGCTGCTGTACATGACCGGAAATTTTTCTTCAAAACTGTTCCTGAGTCGTTCATTCATGACTCTGTACGTTGTAGCTATTATTTTCATGTTCATCATGACCAAACGTAAATCACCGGCTGACCGGGAAAAGATTGATAAAGAAAAATCCATCCGTGACGAACGCCAGCGACGCCGACAGCTGGAACTCATGGTCGCCACCGAAAAACTTACTGACGATATGATCACTCAGGCCAACATGGTTAAAGATGAATTGATGGTCCTCCAGAACTCATGGAAATCCCAAATTCATACCATTGTTAATGATCTGCCCAAGGTCAAAGAAAGAGAACTTTACAACCAGATCGTAACTCCCTTTGAAGAAAGCATAATCGAACATCTGCGCGATCTTGAAAAAAGACTTTCCTTCAAACCCCAATTAATAGGTCTTGACGAACTGGCCGTAAACCTTACAGATAAGCTTGAAAACGACCAAACACACTCCCAGACAAGGCTTGAGTTGCAATTTAATTTTAAAGACTGGAAGAGTAGAGAAGAAGAAATCCTTGTGGATCGCTACAAGACATGGGAAATCCTGCTCAACCTGATCAGAAACAGCCAGACCGCCATGGAACTGCGCCAGATAGAATTACTACGCCAGGGCAGCGAAGAGTTCAAAACGTTCAAGCCCCGCTTGTCTATAAACGCCGATGTCCAAGGCAATTACGCGCGTTTAAAAGTAGCAGATACCGGCGGCGGAGTTTCTGAAGACAGCCTGCAAGACCTATTCAAACGGGCAGTTCCCTCTGCAAAACGTAAAGGCAAAGCCATGGGACAGGGAACCGTTTTCGTTAAATTTTTCAGCGACAACATGGGCTTTGACATTTCAGCCAAGAACACAGACACTTTAGGCGCTAAGGGCCTTGAAGTAACAATACTAATCCCCCTTGGGACCTTTGGGCCCGCAGGGGCTATCCCAGCAGCAGGAGACGAACAATGA
- a CDS encoding type II secretory pathway component PulC-like protein, whose translation MELKATKFPAWLWPLTFGLATAYLVSSFIPLPKPTAPILGQSFSTDAASKIEKDSKLILEKNVLGLDNPAEIQKKAKVTPSTWMLVGILTGETDMAVFRIKKETVILREGDEHEGWTLAEIKPQYVIWKYGREQKKVAMWDQVQSLKLVRGKTNKITVNKAEAKEVFEDPNAFLKQALFKPNSKGGKTQGFKVTNIRTNSLLKKLGLENGDVLMRVNGEMITGPTKLLQVYGSLGGASAISIDVERKGQMLSLIVELK comes from the coding sequence ATGGAGCTGAAAGCCACCAAATTTCCGGCATGGCTGTGGCCGCTCACCTTCGGGCTGGCCACGGCTTATCTTGTGTCGTCCTTTATCCCGCTGCCCAAGCCAACTGCCCCCATTCTCGGACAGTCCTTTTCCACTGATGCAGCCAGCAAAATTGAAAAAGACTCAAAGCTTATTCTAGAGAAAAATGTTCTCGGCTTGGACAACCCCGCTGAGATACAGAAGAAAGCCAAAGTTACCCCCTCCACCTGGATGCTGGTCGGCATCCTTACCGGGGAGACCGACATGGCAGTTTTCCGAATTAAAAAAGAAACAGTCATCCTCCGCGAAGGGGATGAGCATGAAGGCTGGACCTTGGCAGAAATCAAGCCCCAGTATGTTATCTGGAAATATGGACGAGAACAGAAAAAAGTCGCTATGTGGGATCAGGTTCAGAGCCTGAAACTAGTACGCGGCAAGACAAATAAGATTACCGTCAACAAAGCTGAAGCTAAAGAAGTCTTTGAGGATCCCAACGCCTTCCTTAAACAGGCCCTGTTCAAGCCCAACAGCAAAGGCGGAAAAACCCAAGGCTTTAAGGTAACTAATATCAGGACCAATTCCCTGCTCAAAAAACTGGGACTTGAAAATGGCGATGTACTTATGCGCGTGAACGGCGAAATGATCACCGGACCGACCAAGCTGCTACAGGTATACGGTTCCCTTGGCGGGGCATCAGCCATATCCATTGACGTGGAGCGCAAAGGCCAGATGCTCTCGCTGATAGTTGAACTTAAGTAG
- a CDS encoding KpsF/GutQ family sugar-phosphate isomerase has protein sequence MTEKQLSDFIIRGKEVLKIEEKGLASIRESLDLNFAKAVEMLAACKGRVIITGLGKSGLVGRKIAATMSSTGTPSFFLHPVEGAHGDLGMLRSEDVVISISNSGETDELNALLPAIRSFEIKIISITSEINSTMGRLSDIVVQTKVPCEACSHGLAPTSSTTAALAMGDALAVCLMDHKAFDSKDFKKFHPGGSLGRRLTLCISELMHTDNIPSAPQDAPLSEALSVLDKGGLGLVALTAGKKLTGVITDGDVRRMVCSGSFDSMISASAVMIENPLRITPDMSAAQALDIMESKEITVLPVVNEEGTLTGMIHLHDLLGKGRLKFADNVRS, from the coding sequence ATGACCGAAAAACAACTTTCCGACTTCATAATAAGAGGCAAGGAAGTCCTTAAAATTGAGGAAAAAGGACTGGCCTCTATCCGCGAATCGCTCGACCTCAACTTTGCCAAAGCAGTAGAAATGCTGGCAGCCTGCAAAGGCCGGGTTATCATCACCGGACTGGGTAAATCCGGCTTGGTGGGCCGTAAGATAGCCGCCACTATGTCCTCTACCGGAACCCCGTCTTTTTTCCTGCATCCGGTAGAAGGTGCCCATGGGGACCTCGGCATGCTTCGCTCTGAAGATGTGGTCATCTCCATCTCTAACAGCGGTGAAACCGATGAATTAAATGCCTTGCTTCCAGCTATCCGCTCTTTCGAAATAAAAATCATTTCCATCACCTCGGAAATAAATTCCACCATGGGACGACTCTCGGATATTGTGGTGCAAACGAAAGTTCCCTGCGAGGCCTGTTCCCATGGACTGGCTCCCACATCATCTACCACTGCTGCCCTTGCCATGGGTGATGCTCTGGCGGTCTGCCTTATGGATCATAAGGCTTTTGACAGTAAGGATTTCAAGAAATTTCATCCCGGCGGATCACTGGGACGCAGGCTGACCCTGTGCATCAGTGAACTAATGCACACGGATAACATCCCCTCCGCACCACAGGACGCCCCCCTCTCCGAAGCATTAAGTGTGCTCGACAAAGGCGGACTAGGACTTGTTGCCTTGACCGCTGGCAAAAAGCTTACCGGTGTAATCACCGACGGCGATGTGCGCCGTATGGTCTGTTCCGGCAGCTTTGACAGCATGATTTCCGCCAGCGCGGTCATGATAGAGAATCCCCTGCGCATTACCCCGGACATGTCCGCAGCGCAGGCCCTCGACATAATGGAGTCCAAAGAGATCACCGTGCTGCCCGTTGTAAACGAAGAAGGCACACTCACAGGCATGATCCATCTGCACGATTTATTGGGCAAGGGCAGACTCAAATTCGCCGACAACGTGCGTAGTTAA
- a CDS encoding acetyltransferase, which translates to MKDVILWGCGLLADLAYLYLTEDSEYTVRGFVVDDEYNEISELHSLPVVSRSEVTKVFPPEKYLAFVPMSQKENGNLRKSKYYDLKAEGYAFISYVSSKAQVFSHTTIGENCFILENNIIQHYASVGDNVIMWSGNHLGHHSSLGSHSFIASQVVISGRVTVGEKCYMGVNSCIGDDLTIADNNVIGAGALVMRSTKLGQVFVENPTKIFPMNSDQIVLK; encoded by the coding sequence ATGAAAGACGTCATTCTATGGGGATGCGGTTTACTTGCTGATTTAGCCTATTTGTATCTTACTGAAGACTCGGAATATACCGTTCGTGGTTTTGTAGTGGATGACGAATATAATGAAATTAGTGAATTACACTCACTCCCTGTTGTGTCAAGAAGTGAAGTTACGAAGGTCTTTCCTCCTGAAAAATATTTGGCGTTTGTTCCTATGAGTCAGAAGGAAAACGGTAACCTTCGCAAGAGTAAGTATTATGACCTCAAGGCTGAAGGCTATGCGTTTATTTCCTATGTTAGTAGTAAAGCCCAAGTTTTTTCACACACAACTATAGGTGAGAATTGTTTTATTCTCGAAAATAATATTATTCAGCATTATGCTTCTGTCGGTGATAATGTTATTATGTGGAGTGGTAACCATCTAGGGCATCATTCTTCGCTTGGCAGTCATAGCTTTATAGCTTCTCAGGTGGTTATCTCTGGGCGTGTAACGGTCGGTGAAAAATGTTATATGGGTGTTAATAGTTGTATTGGTGATGACTTAACAATTGCTGATAATAATGTGATTGGTGCAGGAGCACTGGTAATGCGTAGCACCAAGCTTGGTCAGGTATTTGTTGAAAATCCAACAAAAATTTTTCCGATGAATAGTGACCAGATAGTTCTTAAGTAG
- a CDS encoding class I SAM-dependent methyltransferase, with amino-acid sequence MSKKDYSVIQNHYEKCLKEHGPNHLGVDWPNAKDLATRFNVMLDVIRKDTIAPCSLLDLGCGVGLLAEHLIIAEMLGSVNYRGVDISQPMIDQARKNYASLNFEAHDILESPLEKESVDYIVMNGVLTEKLTLSYEEMEFFAQRIIQAAFEASRIGVAFNVMNHHVDWQRDSLFHWRLDDCVGYIIKNLTRHVVVRMDYGLYEYTVYLYKEPNV; translated from the coding sequence ATGTCAAAAAAAGATTATTCCGTCATTCAAAATCACTATGAAAAATGTCTAAAGGAGCATGGCCCGAATCATTTGGGTGTTGATTGGCCCAACGCAAAGGATTTGGCTACCCGGTTTAATGTGATGTTAGACGTAATCAGAAAAGATACAATTGCTCCCTGCTCTCTTCTTGATTTAGGGTGTGGCGTAGGGTTATTGGCTGAGCATTTAATTATAGCAGAGATGCTTGGTTCTGTGAATTATCGTGGAGTCGACATATCGCAACCAATGATCGATCAAGCTCGGAAAAACTATGCTTCATTGAATTTTGAGGCTCACGATATCCTAGAGTCTCCCCTTGAAAAAGAAAGTGTTGATTATATTGTCATGAATGGAGTTCTTACTGAGAAGCTTACTTTATCATATGAAGAGATGGAATTTTTTGCGCAGCGTATAATTCAAGCAGCATTTGAAGCCTCTCGTATTGGTGTGGCCTTTAATGTAATGAATCACCATGTTGATTGGCAAAGGGATAGTTTATTTCATTGGCGTCTTGATGATTGCGTTGGCTATATTATCAAGAATTTAACACGTCATGTGGTTGTGCGTATGGATTATGGACTTTATGAATATACAGTGTACTTGTATAAAGAACCTAATGTGTGA
- a CDS encoding glycosyltransferase — protein sequence MDIDKKPTISVLMPVFNNQDSLRESFIQVYDEYRNNFPHYVLEVLYINDGSRDNSWDILQELQLEYPEYISTVNLTRNFGQLGALLAGFKLAAGDSIVIMSADLQDSATTITEMVQLREKGNEVVIAYRQDRQDGVVASVFSKVAYGMARKANPQIPKGGFDYYLLSRKAADIICSFQGQHRFLQGDILWLGLPTAFIPCTRRKRKHGKSGWTFSKKLKAFIDLALDSSSFPLRMMSSFGAIASLGGVFYAVLIFLQWLLGSTPYYGWSPIMITILIIGGALMMMLGVIGEYIWRIYDILQQRPPFIIESINESSASSKDAEI from the coding sequence ATGGATATTGATAAAAAGCCAACCATTTCAGTTTTAATGCCTGTCTTTAATAATCAGGACTCCTTACGTGAAAGCTTTATTCAGGTGTATGATGAGTATCGGAATAATTTCCCCCATTATGTCCTTGAAGTTTTATATATAAATGATGGTTCTCGTGACAATTCCTGGGATATATTGCAAGAATTGCAATTGGAATATCCAGAATATATTTCAACAGTAAATCTTACACGTAATTTTGGGCAGTTGGGTGCTTTGCTTGCAGGGTTTAAATTGGCTGCTGGTGATTCTATTGTGATTATGTCTGCTGACTTACAGGACTCCGCTACCACCATAACTGAAATGGTCCAGCTGCGAGAAAAGGGTAACGAGGTGGTGATTGCTTATCGTCAGGACCGACAGGATGGAGTTGTTGCGTCGGTTTTTTCAAAAGTGGCTTATGGGATGGCCCGGAAAGCAAATCCACAAATTCCTAAAGGTGGTTTTGATTATTACCTGCTATCGCGAAAAGCTGCTGATATTATATGTTCTTTTCAAGGGCAGCACAGGTTTCTTCAGGGCGATATCTTATGGTTAGGACTTCCAACTGCATTTATTCCATGCACTCGCCGAAAACGTAAGCATGGCAAGTCCGGGTGGACATTCTCCAAAAAGCTTAAAGCTTTTATTGATCTTGCTTTGGACTCTTCAAGTTTTCCTTTGCGAATGATGTCGTCCTTTGGTGCCATAGCGTCTTTGGGAGGGGTGTTCTACGCGGTGCTTATTTTTTTGCAATGGCTTTTGGGCAGTACTCCTTATTATGGCTGGTCTCCCATTATGATTACCATATTGATAATAGGTGGCGCTCTGATGATGATGTTAGGCGTTATTGGTGAATATATTTGGCGTATTTATGATATTCTCCAACAAAGACCTCCGTTTATAATAGAATCTATAAATGAATCTAGTGCCTCTTCCAAGGACGCTGAAATTTAA
- the asnB gene encoding asparagine synthase (glutamine-hydrolyzing), which translates to MCGIAGFIDLTHSSDAARLERIARKMGDAQNMRGPDGSGQWADPEWGVGLDHRRLAIIDLTEEGVQPMHSKSGRYVTVYNGEIYNYRDLRAELEQIEGFPGWRGHSDTEVMLEAVEQWGFEEALKRFSGMFAIAIWDRKEHCLLLARDRMGEKPLYYSKQGDNFLFGSELKALMGYKKYFKREVDRDSLAAYLRYCYVPAPRTIFIDTFCLMPGTWTCLRPDGKLMEPRPYWSLLDSAREAENKIFTAPDEAIVETLEDLLLKVIEREMISDVPLGAFLSGGVDSSLIVSLMQQCALAPVKTFTIGFDDEAYNEADDAKAVAKHIGTEHTELYVTPKDALNVIPQIPQIWDQPFSDSSQIPTHLVSRMTREHVTVALSGDGGDELFAGYNRHTRGCSLWNRLKNIPAPLRKMLAGWISSVPPHSWNKVFKMYGPFLPSALQMRLPGQKIHKLADVMGASSATEYYRDLTSIWLNPEAVVRNANEFKGPFQHTNRQPPQENLTAWMQFMDAANYMPDDILTKVDRAAMGISLETRAPFLDHEIVEFSQRLPMHLRIGNGQGKHILREILYKYVPQEMIERPKMGFGVPIDSWLRGPLRGWAEELLAPDRLDRESYFNTGEIRLAWNEHLTGIKDNQYKIWSVLMFQSWCEHWEI; encoded by the coding sequence ATGTGTGGAATCGCTGGCTTTATTGATCTTACTCATTCATCAGATGCAGCTCGTCTGGAACGCATAGCCCGTAAAATGGGCGACGCCCAGAACATGCGCGGCCCGGACGGTTCCGGGCAATGGGCAGATCCAGAGTGGGGAGTGGGCCTTGATCACCGCCGCTTAGCCATCATTGACCTGACTGAAGAAGGCGTGCAGCCCATGCATTCCAAATCAGGCCGCTACGTTACAGTCTACAACGGCGAAATCTACAATTATCGCGACCTGCGTGCGGAGCTTGAACAGATAGAAGGATTCCCGGGCTGGCGCGGCCATTCCGATACCGAGGTCATGCTCGAGGCTGTTGAGCAATGGGGCTTTGAAGAAGCCCTTAAACGATTCAGCGGCATGTTCGCCATAGCCATCTGGGACCGCAAAGAACACTGCCTGCTGCTTGCCCGTGACCGCATGGGTGAAAAACCTCTCTATTATTCCAAACAGGGCGATAATTTCCTTTTCGGCTCTGAGCTAAAAGCCCTCATGGGTTACAAAAAATATTTCAAACGTGAAGTGGACCGCGACTCGCTGGCCGCTTATCTGCGCTATTGCTACGTGCCCGCCCCGCGTACAATTTTCATAGACACATTCTGTTTGATGCCCGGCACATGGACCTGTTTACGACCAGACGGGAAGCTTATGGAGCCCCGGCCTTACTGGTCTCTGCTGGACTCTGCCCGTGAAGCTGAGAACAAAATCTTCACTGCCCCGGACGAAGCGATTGTCGAAACTCTGGAAGATCTGCTGCTCAAAGTAATTGAACGGGAAATGATCTCAGATGTGCCGCTGGGCGCGTTCCTATCCGGCGGAGTTGATTCTTCGCTCATCGTATCCCTGATGCAACAATGCGCACTGGCCCCGGTCAAAACATTCACTATCGGCTTTGACGATGAAGCGTATAATGAAGCGGATGATGCCAAGGCCGTAGCCAAACATATCGGAACCGAGCACACCGAACTCTACGTCACACCCAAGGATGCATTGAACGTCATCCCGCAAATTCCACAAATCTGGGACCAGCCCTTTTCCGATTCCTCGCAAATTCCCACCCACCTTGTCTCACGCATGACCCGCGAACATGTAACCGTGGCCCTTTCCGGCGATGGCGGGGATGAACTTTTCGCGGGCTATAACCGCCATACCAGAGGCTGCTCGCTATGGAACAGGCTCAAAAATATCCCCGCTCCCCTACGCAAAATGCTGGCAGGCTGGATTTCGTCCGTGCCACCGCATAGCTGGAACAAAGTCTTTAAAATGTACGGTCCTTTTCTGCCGTCAGCTTTACAGATGCGGCTACCCGGCCAGAAAATTCACAAACTTGCTGATGTAATGGGCGCATCTTCTGCAACGGAATATTACCGGGACTTGACTTCCATCTGGCTGAACCCTGAAGCTGTTGTGCGCAATGCCAACGAATTCAAAGGGCCTTTCCAACATACCAACCGCCAGCCACCGCAGGAAAATCTGACCGCATGGATGCAGTTCATGGATGCAGCCAACTACATGCCGGACGACATTCTGACCAAGGTGGACCGGGCAGCCATGGGTATCAGCCTTGAAACCCGCGCTCCTTTCCTTGATCATGAGATTGTGGAATTCTCTCAGCGTCTGCCCATGCATTTGCGTATAGGCAACGGGCAGGGTAAACATATTTTACGTGAAATTCTGTATAAATACGTACCGCAAGAAATGATTGAACGTCCCAAAATGGGCTTCGGCGTGCCCATCGACAGCTGGCTGCGCGGACCGTTACGCGGATGGGCCGAAGAACTTCTCGCCCCGGATCGTCTGGACCGCGAAAGCTACTTCAATACGGGAGAAATTCGTCTCGCTTGGAACGAACACCTGACCGGAATTAAGGACAATCAGTACAAGATATGGAGTGTGTTGATGTTCCAGAGTTGGTGTGAGCACTGGGAGATTTGA